The segment AACTCGCTATTGATCCACTGTTCAATTATATTATCTTTGTAAAATGATTCGAAACTACAGTTccttttttttaccaaaaaataactaaattattttttttatataaaaagttatattttagGATTTTGTGATTGTTTGGATTCATTTTGCAAACAATTTTTTCTTAAATGTATATATCATACATTTTTTTACCAAATGAAATGTGTTTATATGTAAGTTATTTAAGGGTTTAATGCAGAAAAGActaaaagtctcattattttggaaATTTTTTGATGAAGTCCTAAAATTTTTCTTTTGAATAGAAATGTCCtgattatttaacattttgtccaaattaacaaaaaaatcctttttattattatttttttaacagaAAATAACAGGTTAtgtgatttttccaaaataatgagatttttttgttcaaaaaaacaTTTAGGACTTTATTAAAATCTTTCCCAAAATAATGGACTTTTTTGCATAAAACACGCTAATTAATGAAGTCTTTGTTTAATCGAAGTTTTTTATATAAACGCAAATCGTTCTTAATTAATCAATAAGATTGTACTTGCTTTTCTCTTCAGGTATAAAAAAACAACATATTTAAATGGCCCATTCCTTTGGGTCATGAGCTCATGTCTTTGAGATATCGATAGTGAGTTTATGTCCCACCTTTTTAGAAggcacaaaaaaaaattataacttttgTGACATCAGTCTCAATCTAATGCATGTCAAACAGAGTGTCTTGCATAACAAATGGGGCTTATAGATATTTTGATGAAAATTTCAGGACACTTGACAGCTAGAAGTGATATATACGGATTTGGAGTGGTGCTTCTTGAGATGTTGATTGGGAGGAAGGCCATGGACAAGAGTCGGCCTAGCCATGAGCACAATTTGGTGGATTGGGCTAGACCACTTTTGACCCATGACAAGAAACTTTTAAAGATACTAGATCCTAGAATGGAAGGTCAATATTCATCCAAAGAGGCTATAAAAGCGGCTAATTTGGCTCACCAATGTATTAGTCAAAACCCGAAAGGTAGACCAGCTATGGGTAATGTTGTTGAACTGCTCGAGTCTCTTCAAACCAATGACACTGTTGGTCTAGAAGAGATTCGAACACCAAGATCAGTGAAAAAAAGCCCCCAAAGGGGGTTTTGAAGAAACAAGAATTGTTGGGAAATGAATTCATGATAATGCAtgttttttttatcctttttctttTATCTATACATGTCTTGTTTTGATTTTGTAGAAATAGAAGGTAAGTGTTGTTATTGGTTAATGAAAATGACAAATCAACTATACGTCCCTTTAATATTTGGGTCAGAAATTATTAATGTAATagtattttttaactttttttttaagttaaaattTTGACTAAATTACGATTTTGGTCCATGAGGGTTttctgattttggtgttttgtaaTATTTTTGGTTCATGTTTCAAGTAAATTACTATTTTAGGTCCTTGAATATAGCTGAATTTGCAATTTCGCTCTAAACTTATAGTCATATTACTTGGAATAGGGATGAAAAATATTACCAAAACCTCAAATAAGGACAAAAAACTCTCATATTTAACACCTTTGTGTATAAATTGTATAATGTCTGAATGATCTAAAATATTGAACATATCATCTGTTATTTACATATAACTCCCGAAAATAAACCTAATTCTTTATCGGTTTGCCAAATTTTAGATTCCAACAACTCCATTTTTTGAATATTTGAAATTAATTGGAATGTTTAAGCTCAAGATATTTCATATATGCAAACATCAATACCAAATTTAGAcataaaaaattaacaaaaacatAGTAGTAGAGATATTTATTATAAACTAGTTGTGATACCCGTATATTATacaggttgattaaaacaaaatgttaaatagaaaagattaaatgagaaatttatctaaattaaaattatgaaataactgaaaatggaagaaaaaaatgcaaaaaataaataaattataattatgtgtttagttattAGATCCATGTACTAAACGggtaaattataacaaaatgttaaacacaaaagtgtaaactataaatttatttgaaattgaaattgaaattcaaaatttaaaatttgaaattaatagtcatcATGAtatgtttaatttatggaaactaaattaatgatatattggaaataaaaaatgaagtaaatgacaagtggaaattaaatatttttcaaaattatgacaaaatgacatgtggccaattgaatgagagaatgacatatggcaaaatcattcttatttattagggtagattattAGAGATGTAAAAGATGAGAACAAAATCATTGCTTTTAAAATCATTACATCATATAGAACAGTTGTTGAGAGAATggttaaaaaaaaacattctctGCTACTAAAACAACTTtctgtttttctttttttcttttttctttttatattcagattaaaaaaaaacaacatacCACAAGCACAAACATCTAATGAGCATCCCTCAAAAAGTCATCTCAGGAGCATTTTcctacacaaaaaaaaaatcaaaaatcaaattcCAAGACATTTATTTAGAAATCTCCACTCATTTTACTAATCAACATATaaattttgaatataaataacagTTAAATTCTTGTTtatccaaaacatttaaaaatgaaaattttgttgcaTAAAAAAAAAGGAAGAACATTAACATTgttgtataaaatataaataggTGTTTACTTACCCCAAACTTGATGCATTTTTGTTACTAATTGTGTTATTGATCTTCTTGATGTAGTATTTGGTAATTCCATGTTCATAGCTTCCTGAATTGCATACAAAAATTCTCTCCTTGTTTTTGCAGTGAGTAGAAGGTGGTTTGATCCATGGACACCACTTAATTCCACCACCTAAATAACAATATAAACCTTAGACTAAAAATTATTAAGAGAatttataaagaataataaaattttacttgaTGTAGCCATGGGATTATTGAGTTCATAAACCGTTGTTCTGACAAGAATGTTGCCAAAGTGCTAACAATCACATTGACAGTCATGTGTGATAATTTTTCCAAAACGGGGCCCGTTTTGTCAAAAAGATACACTAATGCCACCTCATCACAAGAATTCAAGGCATCAACATATGCAGCATCCAAATCTTTCTTTCTATTTATAGCACTTTGGATTCCCAGTCTAGAGATGTCCTTTTGTGTGTCCTTGACTACATTGTTTCTACTCATGGGGTCCATCCATGAGTCTATGCCTTGGTTGGTTGAATTTCCGGATTTGCCCCTACAAAATGTGGAGTCTTCAGAAGCATCGGATTGTTTGGGGGGCTGTAATGGAGATTGTCTAGTGAGTGTATCCAGTGATTGCCTTGGAGTGCATGTTGAGGGTCTTGGAGaactttttttcaaaaaattggaGGTTGATTTTAAATTTCTTCCTTTATGATCATCAATGTTTTGTGCCATTTGATCCACTACATGTTCCAAACTTGACACCTTTGTTTGTATTATTGACAAGCTATCTGTTGTCTTGCTTGTAAACCCCTAATAGAAAATACAACAAAAAGTACATTAACAGTGACAGTGACAATGACAATGACAATAACAATGACAGTGATAGTAACAGTGACAGTGACAGTGATACTGGTTATGAGTAACTATAACGACTTTAAGTGACAGTGACCGTAATACTGACTATGAGTGATAGTGACAGTGAAGTGACTGTGACTGTGACTGCGACTGCGACAGTGACAGTGACAGTGACAGTGACTGTGAATGACTATGACTGTAACAGTGACCGTAACGACTATGAGTGACTGTGACCGTAAAACTGACTATGAGTGCCAGTAATAGTAAAAGTGAAAGTGACTGTGACTGTAACAGTGACAGTGACAGTGACAGTGACAGTGACAGTGACTGGGACTGGGACTGGGACTGGGAATTAAGAAAGTAGAGAAAAGATTTTATGACCTTCAAAAGATACAAGAGATTTGATTGTTTGTTATCTATATCCTGAAGCTTCTCTCGAAACAAACtaatttcttttgttgtttgcaTGCAACATCCATGAATAGATTCAGAAACCGATTCTCTAACATTCGATTCATTACTTTTACAATCCTCAATCTTTGAATAGTATCTCTGTTCTTCACTACTCATTTCTTTATCCACTAGTAATCGATTCACTCCCATCAATTTAGCTTCAAATTTTTCGGTGTCAATATTGGATGTAGAAGAGAACTCATGTTTGTCATCCATGGGCACGTATTCATATCCAATATCTTGAGTACTTGTGAATGCTTTTGTAACAGAACTTCCTTCAGATTCTTCATCTTTAGGATATAACAAAAAATTATTGTGTGTATTTGGGACAATGACTTTGATATTCCAATCATTTGGTTTGGAATTATGAGGACTTCCCacattactactactactaccattCTTTCTAACTGAAAGTGGAATTCTTGTATCCTTCACTTTGGACTCATTATAATCACCTCCTGAGAGTTTTAGcttaatgtttatattttattcGAAAACAAAACTAAATATGTAAGAAAATGTCATGAAGAATTTAACAGTTCCAAAATCCAAACCTTTAATAGAAGATCGAGCTTCTGAGCATTCAAAAGCATCAGTTTCTTTAAGACTTCTCCAGAGCTGTAAGGCCTGCAGTACTGTGTCCCTAACTGGTTTGACCTATATGATCAAATGGGTAGATTTGGAATAAGTTTTTccagaaaaagaaaagaaaattgttGCATTTTTTTGTGATAACTCAAAATAAAAGAGTTACAAGTTGATTGAAGATTGAAGATTGAAGATTGAAGATTGAAGATTGAAGATTGAAGAATAACACAAACCTTGTCAAAGCGACATAATTCAAGGGAGTGTATAGAAGATGATTTGAAAGATCCAAAATATGATGCATTACTTGATGCAAATTCTGCTAATGCTAAAGATGCAGCTTTACGTGTACTCCAGTCACTGTTCTTAAGAGCTTCTTGAATGCTAGTCATTGCAACACTTAAACTACTTTCTGTTGAGGCCCCTCCTGCCTGAAATTGAATAAGAACACTTAAAATCTCTAGCATTTAACAAAAAGAGTTAgctcaaaagtcaaaattgaccTGAATGATACTTCTGTTTAACTCAATAATGGCAGGTTTCACCATGAAGTGTGGATTATTGAGCAACTTTGTTGTCTTTATTAACATTCTTTGTAGAATAGACACTGGAGGATCCATTGCATTGTCAATCACCCGAGCTAAACAGAGAGCAGAACCATTTTGAACATGTTTATTTTGCTCACATATTGCTTCAAAAAGAGGTTTCACTAAAACAACAAAATTTCCCTCAAAAGAAGTTAATCTGGATGCCAAAACACCCATGGTATCCACACAAGCATCTCTCACAACAGCATCAGGATCTTTTAGTCTTTTCACTATGCTAGAAACCATTTTTCCTATGTGAGGACCAATGAGATCATGGTGGAAGGTTGCGAGGGTACCCATGAGTCTGATACATTCCTTACGAACAGCCTTTTTCTGCTCTGAATCTGTGTCTAAGATGCATGACAAAAATGGGGACACGTTTTCTGGAGTTAAACTTTTGATTGTTCTTTCAAGCTCATCAACCCCAATTTGGTATGTATCTCGATCAGATATCTTGTTCAATGCAATTACCACGCGATGTTTTAGCTCAAATGTAGCTTGTTGGTTGTTAACCCTAGCGGTGGCTCCTCTCAATTTCAAATGCGCCTTCATCTTTTCGAGACGCTTGTGTTTACCTTATTAAACCTCCATTGAAGCAGAACAAACTGCAGGGAAATAGAAAGAACTCATTACGCAAATGAAGAACACTGAATTCAATTGAAATTCAAAGAACACTGAATTCAATCGAAATTCAAAGAGAAGAGGGAAAACTTACATTGGAGTGTAACCGATTGCGACGTTCCAATCCATAAATTCAAACCCTACATAAACGCAAATGAAGAAAAAAGTTGGTCAAAACGAGAGCGTAATCTACTTTAACGTTGATACACATAGTAATTACCTTTAAATCAATCAAAAACAGTAAGATTTGTTTGTTGATTGTGATTACAtaagtttaaaatcaaaattgTGGATCTGATAAAGAAATTTACATCAGAAATGGGAATCTGTAATAAAGATGGTAGTCGAAGTTCGAGGaaatcataccccttaattattATACTAACGTTGAATTCAAAAGGTGGTGTTCGTTTTTCTCTGTTTTCGCGCTTTTGAGACTCCACATTCGAATTTGGAGTGATATTTATGGAGTTGCTATGCGTCTCCTATTGTTTGTACTTTTCTCAGTGAAAATTCCTTTGTTTTAAAGTAAGATACAATTTTGACCCCTAGGTTATACATATTTCTACAAGTTTGTTCttagttttgaaattttgaaattttgacacCACTAATCCTCATGGTTGGCAAATCCATCATGATCCTTTTCCCATTTATTGTCTAACCAACTCCGATGAGCACATGCAAAATGAGGAAATTCCTTTTTTGTCCCTTccttaattttatatttattattattatttattattattaaatatttaaactaTAAACAAAATCAAATTGAAATCACAATTCAAACCCAGAAATCAATCTCGAATCCATTTTCTTTATTGGTCAGATTTAGTAAATACTAAATAACaaattatttatctatttatttgcGTTGGTCGGTAATAATGTATCacgtataaatatattatttatttccAAATTCTTTTTATAACTCTTAGTGAGTGACATTATAGTCTCCGAAAGGACCGAAACATTCTTTGTATCGACTATTTAAGATAATAATTTTTTAAGAAAATTTTTACAACAGTGTGAAATAAGATTCACAATTAAAATCATTTAAGACAAATCATAAAAAGTCAAGTCATTAACATTTAACATTTTTAACGAAGCAAGACATATTATGTAATTTCCTAAAAATAccgagtaaaattttcatttttaaataagtcaaaccattcattcattaacTCAAAGATAATCACAATAAAAGTATTctaaaaacatcagagtaatttGTAAACATTCGGTGCGGAATAAATCTCTAAGGGATGCGGTGCAATCAAGTTGGGTCATTCCTTTTGAaaccagaaatacctgaaacattttaaacataaaccgtaagcacaaagcttaatgagttccccaaaataccacatatcatacatacattgTCATAATCTAACATCCATGTGTCATTGGCTACCCTCATAGTCTTTCATATAAttttcatgggctacccccatggtctttcatacaaatatcATGGGCTACCTCCGGGGTCTTCCATACAAGTATCACAGACAACTaacatcctacatagtatagtgagaagactcacctcaatccgaTTATAAACAAATCACATACTCGAGTTGCTGCTATAAAGGTTCCTCATACTGGACATATCCAAAgtcaaccctaattaataattagggtAATTACCCATAATTAAAGGTCCATTTCCTATTTACTTTCACTAAtgtaaaagtccattttaccctttccaagTTGGacccacccaaacatggcccaaggcCAAAAAATGGCCCAAGTACACGCTTGGGAGTACGTCATGCGTACTCCATCCTTACGCCTTGTGTATAAGCTTCAACAGAAAAGGATTTAGGGGTAAACCCATTACACCATGCGTACCCCGAGGTCATGCCCTACACAATCCTCTATTGTCCAAACCCACATTTTAAGCTCTTAATACCTACAGATTAAACGTCCAACTTATAGATCTTAATCTTTGGAAGGTCTTAATTGATAAAGTCGACAACTTTAAGCTTTTGCATGGATTAATAGAGCCCAAGACCAAACCCTAGGTCCATAACACTCTTTGATAAACTCAAACTCTTGCGTGAGTGAGAATTGGAAACAAAGACATCATTTTTGTGACACATGATCCTTAGAAACAACATAAAGTGACAAACTTGAGCTCTAGATTAGCTTTTACTAAAAAAAACCACGACCATGGGACCAAAAGCTTGCAAATCAAGGCTCTAACCTATATCTAATCATATAACCATGAAggtaagagctttatacctcaacaaTGCTTCTATATTGGATTCCTTCTTTAAAAGACACacaaaaacccattcaaaatGCTCAAGATCATTACAAAGTAGCTAGGGTTTCAAAATGACTACTTTGGGGAGAGTGGAGGTTGAACATTGTAACATCCTAACTGTCAGGTATCATTAATATCCAAATTAGATTTCAtgttttaagtcctactcgacgagtcgacgctaTGAATCGTCGAGTATCAGCGGTATGAGACACGTCATTTAatgattgactcgccgagtcgggaagaggactcgacgagtaggagctggcaggggaaaccctaaatttcagggtttttgcaccctatatattggACCATTAACGCCTCCTACTGTCCTCTATCACCccttgagatccagaaaccctaagttTTCGTGTGTGTGAGCCTtgtgagtgttttggagctttAGAAAGTGATTTTGTGGAGgaaacttgtagatcaagaggctagcctcaaggaattcatgtggatccagAGTCTACTTCAGTTTGGGCACGTTTTGGAGGTAACAATTTATTACCTTGATctcttttcttctagaatctttCATGTGTAAAGATTAGGGCTTTCTTTAGCTATTCATGAAGGGATTATGGTGtgggagctagatctgaagttgaaacttcagatctaaacCTCCTTTGAGCCCTAAGTTCATAAAGTTCTTAATATGGTCATGAAATTACCCTTGCTTATGAGTAAAGTTCCATTTCAAGCTTAGATTTGGATTTTTAGTCATTCAaatacgtaaaggtagcaactttacgtTGCTAATGCACTCTAGGGACCTAGATCTATTTTTTGGAACGAAGAGATAGTTCAGAATCACTTGATTATGGGAGTGttcgtatggactcgacgagtctgggagatgactcggtgagtcggggagGGTTTTTCCCAAATTGGTCCCGCTTGGACTCGACGAGGTCTGGGAGATGACCCGGCGAGTCAGTGGGGTTTCCAAACTCTGAGTCGCGTATCGACTTGGTGAGTCAAGTCGGGAATTCTTGGACCAAAAGCGATTTGATGAAAGGGAAAATTGTACTCAGCAACTAAGTCGGCATGGACGGTTGACTATGGACCAAGTagctttgactttgaccggggaGTGTCTTGTGCCTCCTcgagggcattttggtaatttgagTAATTATTGAGTGGACCGCTTATGGGTACAGGCGAGGTGGTTGGAGCTATATCTTGAGGAGTGGACAGTATCATCCCGAGCTGctagcgaggtgagttatcctcactaaatcaaaagggtctaaggcaccaagttcAGCCTTTTTAGTTGTTATCCTAGGTATAGTATGCTACATGTGATTATGATCTGTTATATCGGTatcaggatagacagtatgttgttatgctcttatgatccattaggattggtatgttagtgacctggttaggtcagtaTTCTGGTTATGAGAGATTGTTATGATTGATGATCTAtgagatagttatatctgatatctatatatgccaatatatgttacttatgtgcacatggttatttgttgatggatgggttgaggcggtcctgctttgtgctgaaggccaacatacccagcgagcggtccggatagactgtggGCCCCTCATGGCGGCCCAGTCATACCGTAGGCTCGGAttagattcttacttgggctgcgcactgacccggtgccttcggtagtacgggcccaatactaccgtccacaccgcatcagcattcaccccaagtcctcctcccaaagtcccaaattccaagtactctactctcttaaatcatatgatactcactagtaaatctctcataagctcttcgctgctatctaaacactctcaatcatccctagcagcaaaactcctagactaaggcatcatatatcaggccactctagtcctaataagaatacctagtctactctaacatgcataatatagctcatcatataacataatatatctcataacacttattgcaagggtattttgggaaatcaccgttcaggcgttggctgatcgtacacacggctcagctctgtttgtctcaaaactcttttactcttttaaaaactattttgttatcaaaaattttctcaaatcctcagtttgagttcagatgcgcCCGAaaatgcatccgaatccctcaaaccaaggctctgataccaacttgtaacaccgtaaattataaaacaatttttcgctttttaaaaccataaaaatccattcataattacttttaagaaaaaaattgtatcaacattatctcattacaaatcccaagataaaatcataataaactccacgagtgtgtgtacagatcatgttagcgccttcccgcgctcatcactggtacctgaaacacataacacataacactgtaagcataaaagcttagtgagttccccaaaataccactctaacacatattagccactccaGGCTATAGCTctgctgaccctctggtcagtgtgtcttagtgggaccctccagtcccaactctctgtgggctctCTAGTcgtaactctatggacccactagtCATATCTCTGGagactctgaatcatgcataccacatatcacaataacacataaatagcatacagatacactggcacataactcaacagtacactaacacataactctgttaccactctcggtaaagtatagtgagaagactcacatcagttgtctcggtaaatctctgactcggtagaaatatgatctagcctccgcctaatcacataaagtaaatactctcataaatataactctcgagactagactcaaccctttcttggcaccctcagaagggtaaaagaccatcttACCCTTCACTTGACACAAaggccccattgttgaccaaaccctcaaagtcaacaaagtcaacagtcaaactttgacccgaatcgccgagtgcacttgggcgactcggcgagtctacgcgtgGCTAAAGACCCTCTAGACTCGCATGACACATCGAGTCTTTCTCCAGCTCTacgggttacacctggcatgaatcgcggggccaccccgactcaactcgccgagtcccaatatgaactcggcgagttctgccTTGAACTCCTGTCCTCTAAttcctctgactcaccgagtcattcccccaactcggcaagtactcactgagtgaactatggggaaaccctaaccctactcgtcgagtctgctcttggtactcggcgagttcctgccatgctcgagctcaaatgacctcctgaggtcagattcgttcctctaactcatagatctggcctccttaagcaatataaacatgtaaagtttggatcttgatgtgCATGCAAAGACCCAGTGGCTCTaattgaagaaatggcctcaatatgtcaCCATAAGCTCTTATcaccccataaagatcaaggggtttaggtctctggacctctttggatccagatccaaatcctcaacacaagaagggaccaattgcaccaTCATTCATACTCTAAATGGACAAGAAACCTTAACTCTaaaggattaacacccaaaacggaagaaggatcgaatatatacctcaatgTGAAGTCCTTAAGCTCTGAAATCCACAGAATATCACCCTCTTCAgcttcctcttgccttggtcaccttcttcttgcaaaaacacccacacaaggatcaaaaatggccttttcttcctcacaaacgctcttgatcgctagggtttca is part of the Lactuca sativa cultivar Salinas chromosome 7, Lsat_Salinas_v11, whole genome shotgun sequence genome and harbors:
- the LOC111887666 gene encoding TORTIFOLIA1-like protein 2 encodes the protein MKAHLKLRGATARVNNQQATFELKHRVVIALNKISDRDTYQIGVDELERTIKSLTPENVSPFLSCILDTDSEQKKAVRKECIRLMGTLATFHHDLIGPHIGKMVSSIVKRLKDPDAVVRDACVDTMGVLASRLTSFEGNFVVLVKPLFEAICEQNKHVQNGSALCLARVIDNAMDPPVSILQRMLIKTTKLLNNPHFMVKPAIIELNRSIIQAGGASTESSLSVAMTSIQEALKNSDWSTRKAASLALAEFASSNASYFGSFKSSSIHSLELCRFDKVKPVRDTVLQALQLWRSLKETDAFECSEARSSIKGGDYNESKVKDTRIPLSVRKNGSSSSNVGSPHNSKPNDWNIKVIVPNTHNNFLLYPKDEESEGSSVTKAFTSTQDIGYEYVPMDDKHEFSSTSNIDTEKFEAKLMGVNRLLVDKEMSSEEQRYYSKIEDCKSNESNVRESVSESIHGCCMQTTKEISLFREKLQDIDNKQSNLLYLLKGFTSKTTDSLSIIQTKVSSLEHVVDQMAQNIDDHKGRNLKSTSNFLKKSSPRPSTCTPRQSLDTLTRQSPLQPPKQSDASEDSTFCRGKSGNSTNQGIDSWMDPMSRNNVVKDTQKDISRLGIQSAINRKKDLDAAYVDALNSCDEVALVYLFDKTGPVLEKLSHMTVNVIVSTLATFLSEQRFMNSIIPWLHQVVELSGVHGSNHLLLTAKTRREFLYAIQEAMNMELPNTTSRRSITQLVTKMHQVWGKCS